The segment CGGACTTCAGCACCTCGGTGAGGGCGTAGACGTTGCGGGTGTCGTCGTCGACGACGAGCACCGTCCGGTCCCGCAGGCCCTCGTCGTCCACCGGCGCGGCGAGCGCGGCGGCAATGGCATCGTCCTGCTCCTCCTCGCTCCCGGCCGGCGCCGGCCGGGCCTGCGTCCTGCCGTCGTGCTCCGGCAGGTAGAGGGTGAAGCAGCTGCCCTGGCCCAGCGTGCTCTCGGCGGTGAGGGTCCCGCCGAGCAGCTTGGAGACCTCGCGGCTGATGGACAGGCCCAGGCCGGTGCCGCCGTACGCCCGGTCGGTCCCGCTGTCGCCCTGCTGGAACGCGTCGAAGACGGACTCGAGCTGTTCGGCGGGGATGCCGATGCCGGTGTCGATGACCCGGAAGGCGAGGACCGGCCCCGCCCCGCGCAGCGGTTCGGGCACCTCCTGCGGGGCGGTCTGCTGGACGCGCAGGGCGACCCCGCCGGTGTGGGTGAACTTCAGGGCGTTGGAGACCAGGTTGCGCAGCACCTGGCGCAGCCGGGCCTCGTCGGTGACCAGCCCCTCGCCCGCCGACGGCGCCCCGCTCACGGTGAACTCCAGGCCCCGCTCGTCCGCGACGGGCCGGAAGGTGACGTCCACGTAGTCCAGGACCCGCTGGAGGGACACCGGCTCCGGGTGCACGTCCATCCGTCCGGCCTCCACCTTCGACAGGTCGAGGATGTCGTTGATCAGCTGGAGCAGGTCGGAGCCGGCCGAGTGGATGACGGCCGCGTAGTCGGCCTGCTTCTCGGTCAGGTTGCCCTCGGCGTTCTGCGCCAGGAGCTGGGCGAGGATCAGCAGGCTGTTGAGCGGGGTGCGCAGTTCGTGGCTCATGTTGGCCAGGAACTCCGACTTGTAGAGGGAGGCCCGGGCCAGCTCCTGGGCCCGCTCCTCCAGTTCCTGGCGGGCCTGTTCGATCTGGTGGTTCTTCCGCTCGATGTCCCGGTTGCGGTCGGCCAGCAGGGCCGCCTTGTCCTGGAGTTCGGCGTTGCTGCGCTGGAGTTCGCGCTGGCGGGCCTGGAGTTCGCCGGACCGGGCGCTGAGCTCGGCGGTCAGCAGCTGCGAGCGTTCCAGCAGCTCGTCGGTACGGGCGTTGGCGGTCAGGGAGCTGACGTTGACCCCCAGCAGCTCGGTGAACTGCTCCAGGAAATCTCGGTGCAGGGGAGCGAAGGGGCGCAGGGAGGCGAGTTCCAGGGCGCCGAGCACCTGCCCTTCGAAGACGATGGGCAGCACGATCAGGGTGGTGGGGTCGGCGGAGCCCGTCCCGGTGAGCACCGGTGCGTACCCGGGCGGCAGTTCGTCCACGACGACCACCCGGTGGTCGGCGGCCGCCTGCCCGACCAGGGACTGTCCCACGCGGAAGCGACGGGGCACGCAGGAGGGGTCGTCGGGCAGCCCGTACGAGGCGATCGCGACGAGTTCCGGTGCCTGGCCCTCGGCCCGGTCGGCGCCCACGGCGCCCTGCGGGCCGTCCTGGGCCAGGAAGAAGCAGCCGTACTGCGCGTGCACCAGGGGCGGCACCTCGCGCATGATCAGCTGGGCCACCGTGGTCAGGTCGCGCCGGCCCTGGATCCCGCCGGAGATCCGCGCGAGCTGGGTCTTGAGCCAGTCCTTCTCCTCGTTGGCCCGGGTGGTGGCGCGCAGCGACTCCACCATGGAGTTGATGTTGTCCTTGAGCGCGCCGACCTCCCCGGGAGCCTCGACGGTGACGGTACGGGTCAGGTCGCCGCGGGCCACGGCGCTGGTGACCTCCGCGATGGCCCGGACCTGGCTGGTGAGGTTCGCCGCGAGCTCGTTGACGTTCTCGGTGAGCCGGCGCCAGGTGCCGGACACGTCCGCCACCTCGGCCTGGCCGCCGAGCCGTCCCTCGCTGCCGACCTCCCGGGCCACCCGGGTCACCTCGGCCGCGAACGACCCCAGCTGGTCGACCATGGTGTTGATGGTGGTCTTGAGCTCCAGGATCTCCCCGCGGGCGTCCACGTCGATCTTGCGGGTGAGGTCGCCCTCGGCGACGGCCGTGGTGACCTGCGCGATGTTGCGGACCTGGTTGGTGAGGTTGTCCGCCATCGAGTTCACGTTGTTGGTGAGGTCCATCCAGGTGCCCGAGACCCCGTGGACGGTCGCCTGTCCGCCCAGGTTGCCCTCCGTGCCGACCTCCCGGGCCACCCGGGTGACCTCCTCCGCGAAGGAGGACAGACGCTCGACCATCGTGTTGATGGTGTCCTTCAGCTCCAGGATCTCCCCGCGCGCGTCGACCCTGATCTTCTGCGTGAGGTCGCCCCTGGCCACCGCCGTGGCCACCTGGGAGATGTTGCGCACCTGCGAGGTCAGGTTGTCCGCCATGCTGTTGACGGCGTCGGTGAGCTCGCGCCACACGCCCCCCACGGGCGGCACCCGCGCCTGCCCGCCGAGCCGGCCCTCCCCGCCGACCTCCTGCGCCACCCGGGTCACCTCGGTGGTCACGAGGGACAGCTGGGCGACCATGCCGTTGAAGACGGCCGCGATGTTTCCGGGCAGGCCGCCGGCGTCCTCCGGAAGCCGGGTGTCCAGATTGCCGTCGCGGACCGCCATCAGGCCCGCGAGCAGCTGTTCCAGCGTTCTGTCTGTCTCGTCCATGGCCAGTCCCGTAGAGGAGCCGTCGCCTCCACTGTGACACGTGAGGCTTCGTCCCGGAGTCCGGCGCCGCCCGCCGCCCGCCGCCCGCCGCCCTACTCCGTACCGGTGACGCGGCGGCCCCCGCCCGGCGTGCCTCCCGCCCGGCCGGGACCCCGCGCCCGGGAGGGCGGTAGACCTGGCTCCGCGGACGGACAGGGGCGCCGCGGGCAGGGCGGACGGACAGCGGGGAGACGCGATGGAGGGTACGGCGAAGGGCCCGGCGGCCGCGGGCGCGGCGGCGGAGCTGTTCGCGTGGTGGGCGGCCGGCCTCGTCCTCCAGGTGCTCTTCATCAGCACCCTGTCCTGGCCCGAACTGGCCGTCGCGGCAGCCGGCGCCGCCCTGGCGGCCGTGGCCGCGCGGGCGGTACGGCGCGCCGCGGGCGCCCGCACCGGAGGCCGCGCCCGGCTGCTGACCGCCCTGCTGCTGTTCCCCGGCGCCCTGCTCACCGACACCGGGCGGCTGACCGCCGCCACCGCCCGCGTCCTGCGCGGCCGGCGGGTCACCGGCCGGTTCCACACGGTACGGCTGCGCCCGGGCAGTGGCACGGCCTGGGTCTGCGGGCTGCTCTCGGCCACCCCGGGCCTGTACGTCGTCGAGATCGGGCCGCCCGGCGCCACCGCCCTCGCCCACACCCTGCCCGGCCGCCCCACCGCCCTCGAACGCGCCCTGACCAGCGGCGGCCGCGGATGAGCGGGAGCACGGGCGAGCAGTGGAACGTCTGGCTCGGCGCCGCCGCCGTCCTGCTGGTCCTCGGCCTGCCGCCCGGTCTGGCGGCCGGCTGCCGGGGCACCCCGCCGCAGCGGCTGGCCGGCCTCGCCCTGACCGGGACCACGGCCACCGTCGTACTGCTCCTGGCCGCACGCGGCTTCGGCCGCAGCGGCTACGAGGACCTCGGCCTGGTCCTGGCCGTACTGGGCCCGGTCGGCGTCCTGGTCTTCGCCCGCGTCCTGGGCCGCCCCCAGAGGTCCCCGGAGCGCCCCGGGAAGGAGGGTGACGGTGGATCCCCGTGAAGTCTGCGCCGTCGTCCTGCTCGCCGCCGGGACCGGGGTCCTGCTGCTGTCGGGAGCCGCGCTGCTGGCGCTGCCCCGGCCCTACGCACGGCTGCACGCCCTGTCGTCCGCCTCCTCCCTGGGCGCCCCGCTGTGCGCCCTCGCCCTGGCGGTGGCCGCCGGGCCCGGCCGGGAGGCGGGGAAACTGCTGGTCGTGGCCGCGCTCATGGTGCTGGGCGGAACCCTGACCACCCTCGCCGTGGGCCGCTCCACCGCCGTGGACGAGGGCCGCGTCCCCCGGGACTCCCCGCCGTGACCCCCGTCGGGCTCCTCGTCGACCTCACCGTGCTGCTGGTCGCGGCCGTCGCCACCGTCGCCGTCCGCACCCACGACCCGGTCCGCCAGGCCGTCGTGCTCAGCCAGCTCGGGCTCCTGCTCGCCCTGCTGTTCACCTTCCTCCAGGCCCCCGACGTGGCACTGTCCCAGCTGGCCGTGGGCACCGTCGTCACCCCGCTGCTGATCATGCTGACCGTCCGCAAGATCCGCCGGCAGACCGGATCGGCCACCGGCGGCGGGCGGCGCGGCCGGGGCGGGAACCGGTGAACCGCACCGCGCGCACCACGCTGTTCTGGTGCGCGGCCCTGGCCATCGCCCTCTGCTACGGGATCTCCTGCGGGCACCTCCCCGGCTTCGGCGGGTCCTTCCACCCCTACGCCGACCGGGCCGTCCCGGCCGCCCTGGCGCACCGCACCGCGAACGCCGTCGCCTCCGTCAACTTCGACCAGCGCGGATTCGACACCCTGGGCGAGGAGTTCATCCTCTTCACCGCGGTCCTCGGCGCCGCGATGGTCCTGCGCCGGGCCCGCGACGAGCACACCGTCAGCCCCCGCCCCGGCCGCGTCCTGCCCACCGTCCGCCTGGCCGGCACCGTGCTCCTGCCGGTCGCCCTCGTCACCGGTGTGTACGTCATCGCCCACGGGCAGCTCACCCCCGGCGGCGGGTTCCAGGGCGGCGTGGCCCTCGCCACCGGACTGCACGTCGCCTACCTGGCGGCCGACTACCGGGTGCTGCGCAACGTCCGCCCCCGGACCGTCCTCGACCTCGCCGACGCGATGGCGGCCGGCGCCTTCGCCGCCCTCGGGCTGGCCGGTCTGGCCTGGGGATCGGCCTACCTGGAGAACGTCCTGCCCTGGGGCGTGCAGGGCCAGATCGTCTCCGGCGGCACCGTGCCCCTGCTCAACGCCGCCGTGGGGGTGGAGGTCGGCTCCGCCCTCGTCGTACTGCTCGCCGCCTTCCTCGACCAGGCCCTGGAGATCGAGACCGGATGACGACCACCCTGCTGGCGGCCGCCCCGGCGACCGGCCAGGCCACCACCGACCCGTTGCCCTACCTCGCCGCCGGCTGGATCCTCCTCGCCGGCCTCCACGGCCTGGTCACCAGCCGCCACGCCGTGCACGCCATCGGCTGCCTCACCGTGGTCCAGTCCGGCACGTACGTCCTGCTGCTGGCCGTCGGCTACCGGCGGGGCGCAACCGCCCCCTACTTCACCGACATCCCGCCCACCACCCCGGTGGCCGACCCCGTGGCCCACGCCCTCACCCTCACCGACGTGGTCGTGGGGGCCGCCGTCAGCGCCCTGCTGCTCGCCCTCGTCCTGCAGACCGCCAAACGGCACGGCACCGCCGACCCCGACGCCCTGACCGGCCTCAAGGGCTGAGGGCCCGGTACCCACCGTGACGCACGCCGCCGCCCTGCTCCCGCTCACCGTCGCCTGGCCGCTGCTCGGAGCCGTCCTGCTGGCCGGTCCCGGCCGGTGGCTGCCCCGGCTCGGCGCCGACGCCCTCGCCAGCGCCTGGGCCACCGCCCAACTGGCCCTGCTCGCCTGGCTGTGGTCCGCCGCCGGGGACGGGCGGATCATCAGCTGGGTCGCCGCCTGGACCCCCGTCGACGGCCACAGCGTCGGCATCGTCCTCGCCGCCGACCGCATCGGCGGCGGGCTGGCGCTCCTCGCGGCCGCCCTCGTCCTGGCCGCCCTCGGCTACTCCTGGCACTACTTCGACGAACCGGAGAGCGAGCGCGGGCACGGCGGCGCGTTCCCGGCCCTGCTGCTCCTCTTCGAGGCCGGCATGTGCGGGTTCGCCCTCACCGGCGACCTGTTCGACGCCTTCGTCTTCTTCGAGCTGATGGGCGTCGCCGCGTACGCCCTCACCGCCTACCGCGTCGAGGAGCCCCGCCCCCTCCAGGGCGCCCTCGCCTTCGCGCTGACCGGCTCGGTCGCCGGGTACTGCGCCCTGCTCGGCATCGGTCTGCTCTACTCCCGCACCGGGGAACTGGCCTTCGCCCGGATCGGCGAGGTGCTCGACCGGGAGCCGGCGGGACCGGTCTCCGCCGCGGCCTTCGCACTGATCGCCACGGCCATGCTGGTCAAGGCGGCCGCCGTGCCCTTCCACTTCTGGCTGCCCGACGCCCACGCCGAAGCCCCCTCCCCGGTGTGCATGCTGCTGTCCGGGGTGATGGTCGAGCTCGGGCTCTACGGACTGCTGCGCGTCTACTGGACGGTCTTCTCCGGGCCCGGCGGCATCCCCGCGGAGGCCTTCCGCACCACCTTCCTGGTGGTCGGCGCGCTGACCGCGCTGACCGGAGGCGTGCTCTGCTGGCAGCAGCGCCACCTCAAACGGCTGCTCGCGCACTCCACCGTCGGCCACATGGGGCTGTTCCTGTGCGCGGCCGCCCTGCTCACCCCGGCGGGCACCGCCGGGGCCGCCCTGTACGCCCTCGGCCACGCCGGTGCCAAGGCCGCCCTCTTCGCCCTGGTCGGCGTGCTCCTCGACCGGTTCGGCTCGGTGGACGAACACGGGCTGTACGGGCGCGGCCGCGACCTCGTGGCGGCCGGGGCGCTGACCGTGACGGGCGCCCTGGCCCTGGCCGGCCTGCCGCCGTTCGGCACCGGCCTGGGCAAGTCGGTCGCCGAGCACGCCACGGTCCATGAGGCCCCCTGGCTGCTGCCGGTGTTCCTGCTGGTCCCCGCCGTCACCGCGGGCGCCGTCCTGCGGGCCGCCCTGCGGGTGTTCGCCGGCGCCGGGACGACGCCCCGGCAGCGGCACGCGGGCCCCGAGACCACGGGCAGCGGGGAGGAGCCGGAGGTCCGCGACCCCAGCCGCCGCGTCCCGCGCGTCATGCTCGTCGTCCCCGCCCTGCTCCTGGGCGCCTCGCTCGCGGTGGGCCTGCTGCCCGGCCTCGCCCACCGGATCGCGGAGGCCGCCGCCCGGTTCTGCGACCCGGCCGGCTACGCCGCCGCCGTGACGGGCCGGACGGTCCCGGCGGCCGGCCCGCGGGTGCCCGAGGCCGGCTGGACGGCCACGGGGGTACTCCTCGGCCTGGCCGGCACCCTGCTGGCGGTGGCGATGGCCGCCGCCGCGCTCTGGGGACCCGCGCTGAAGGGCCCGGCAGCCGTGGCCGCCCGGACCGCGGCCGACCGCCTCACCGTCCTCGCGGTCGTCCCGCTGCGCCGCCTGCACTCCGGGCACGTGGGGGACTACGTCGCCTGGCTCGCCGCCGGACTGGCCGCGCTGATGGTGGTGTTCGCCCTGTGCACCTGATCCCGAAGGCGCTCGTCAGACGGTGGCGGTGGCGGCGGCCAGCTCGTCGACGACCTCGCTGAGGCGGCCGTGCCGGTGCAGCGCCGCCCGCTGCCGGGCGGCCCCGCTGCCCTCGCGCCGCAGCCGGCGCAGCAGGTCCTCCACCAGGGCCAGGTCCCCGGCGGCCTCGAGCCCGGGCGCCGCCCGGGCCAGGAGGCGGTCCACCAGGGTGCCGGCGGGCAGCCGTTCACCGCTGAAGGGGTCCAGCCCCCAGCCGTGCAGCCCTTCGGCCGCGGCGAGCTCGTGCGCGGCGCGCAGCCGCCGGTCGGAGACCTCCGGCGGCGGCTGGTGGCGCTCGGCCTCGGCGAGCAGGTCCTGGGCGAGCCCGCGGAGGAGGGCGGCCACCAGGACCACCGTCTCGATGTCGGCGTTGGAGTCGGCCACGCGGATTTCGAGGGTGGGGACGTGCTCGGAGGGGCGGGCGTACCAGTAGAGCATCCGCCGGTCCATCAGGATCCGGTGCTCGACCAGGGCGCCCACGTACGCCTCGTACTGGGCCTCGCACATCACCGGAGCCGGGCCGACGGTGGGCCAGCGGGAGAACTGCTTGTAGCGCCAGCTGTCGAAGCCGGTGTCACGGCCCAGGACGAAGGGGGAGTTGCCGGTGAGGGACTGCAGGACCGGCAGCCACGGCCGCAGGCGGTGGGACAGGTCCAGGGCGGTGGCCCGGTCCATGGTGCCCAGGTGGACGTGGCAGCCGCAGACCAGGCCGTCGTAGCGGCCGACGAGCGCGTCGAACGCCCGGGCCATGCGCCGGTAGCGGTCGGTGTCGGTCACGGTCAGCGGCCGGGCGGGCGGCATCGCGGGGGTCCCCGTCGCCAGCAGCCTGCACCCGAACTCCTCGGCGGCCGCCACGGCGGTGCGCCGCAGCCGCGCGAGCTCGGCCCGCAGGCCGGTGGTGTCGGCGACGGGCAGGGTGCACACCTCGACCTGTGCCGCGAAGAACTCCGTCTGCACCTGTTCACCGAGCTCGACGGCGGCAGCCGCGATCACGGCGGGAGCCCGGTCGGCCGGACGCCGGCTGGCCCGGTCGACCAGCAGGAACTCCTCCTCCACTCCCATCGTCAGCGCGTGCATCGGGGTCTCCTCGCTCGGGGCTCCGCGTATACCCCGCGCCGCACGGGCGCAGTCGCGTCCGCGGGTCAGCGGTCGTCGCGCATGTCGTCCAGATCCCCCTCCCGCAGGTCGTGCATCACGTCGCGCATCGTCGCGTCCTCGCGGCCCCGCTCGTGCGCGATCTCACCGGGGGTGCGCGGCCGTCCGCCGGTCCTCAGCTGCTCGGGACTCGGCGACCGGCCCCGGATCCGCCGCCCTTGGCCCTGCCCCCGGCCCTGTCCCTGATCCTGTACCTGTTTCTCGTCCTGTCGCCTGTCACCCATGACGCACACTCCTCACCCCCACGCCGCCCCCCTCTCCTCCATGTTCCTCCCCTTGTGCACCCATCTCCTGGTGCGCCTACCCCCTGCGTTTGCCCCTATGGCCCCCGGGCAGACTCCGACGTGCCGCCCCGTGGTCTCGAACGCGGGGCGGACCACGTGCCGCGTGCCGGGCCGGGAGGCGGCCGGATGGCGGGCGGCAGACGATGGAAGCGCGGGCCGCGGTTCCGGCGGGTCCGCCCGGGCCGCCAGGCGGAGCGCGGGACGGGCTCGGCGTGGGGTGCGTGCCGGATGAACGAGGACATCCAGGTCGACGACCTGATCGACAGCGCGGCGCAGGCCGCGGGCGGCTGGCTGGGTTCCCTGCCCGTCGCCCTCATGGCCACCAGCGCCAACGGCACCATCGTGCGCTGGAACCAGGTCGCGCAGGAACTCCTCGGCTACGCCCCGCCGCAGATGCTCGGCCACAACATCGCCGACCTCCTCCACCCCGGATCCGACCGCAGCCTGGGCCGCTCCCTGTGGGAGACGGTGGCCACCGGCCGCGGAGTGATGGGCACGGTCACCGCCTGGCACCGCGACGGCCACCCGATGGAGCTGGAGATCTGGGCCTCACCCGTGGCCGACCGGCAGGGCCACGGGACCGCCACCGTGCTGGTCTTCGCCGCCGAGGCACCCGCCGCCCGGCGCATCCGGGGCTCCTCCGCCGTGTGGGACGGCCTGTTCGCCCGCTCGCCCGTCGGCATCGCCATCCTCGACACCCAGCTGCGGTTCCTCCAGGTCAACGCCGCCCTGGAGGCGATGAACGGGCTGCCGGAGTCGGCGCACGTGGGACGCCGGCTCGCCGAGATCCTGCCCGCCGTCAACGCCCGCGAGATGGAGGAGGCGATGCTCCAGGTCCTGGAGACCGGGGAGCCGGTCCTCGACCGCCGCCGGGTCGGGCGGACCCCCGCCGAACCGGAGCACGACCGGGTGTGGTCCTGCTCCTACGTCCGGGTCGAGGACCCCGCGCACAAGCCCATCGGGGTCATCGCCTCCCTCGTGGACATCACCGAGCAGCGGCGCGACCACGTCGAGGCCGAGGCGGGCCGGCGCCGGCTCGCCCTGCTCAGCGAGGCCAGCATCCGGATGGGCTCCAGCCTCGACCTGGAGCGCACCGCGCAGGAACTCGCCGACCTCGCCGTGCCCCGCCTCGCCGACGCCGTCACCGTCGACGTGCTCGACGCCCTGGCCCACGGTGAGGAGCCCGGCATGGGCCTCACCGGCGGCGCGGCCCTGCGGCGGCTGGGCCGGGCCCCGCTCGGCGGCTCCCGGGTGACGGACATCCTCGCCCCGCTCGGCCGGACCCTCGTCTTCCCCGCGACCGCCCCGTACACCCAGGCCCTGGCCTCCCGGCAGCCCTTCCTGGTGGCCCGCCTGGACGCACAGGCCATCGCCCCGGCGGCCCGGCACACGGCCAGACCCGCCCAACTGGTCGAGGCGGGCGTCCACTCCCTCGTCATGGCCCCGCTGGTGGCCCGGGACCGGGTCCTCGGCGTCGCCGTCTTCTACCGCACCCGGCCGGGCGGCCCCTTCGGCGCCGAGGACGTCACCCTGGCCGCCGAACTCGCCGCCCGTGCCGCCCTCAGCATCGACAACGCCCGCCTCTACCACCGCGAGCACGAGACCGCCGTCATCCTCCAGCGCAGCATGCTGCCCCAGCACATCACCCCGCCCCGGGGCATCGAGGTGAGCCACCGCTACCTGCCCGCCAGCGACGTCAACGAGGTCGGCGGGGACTGGTACGACGTGCTGCCCCTGGCGGGAGGCAAGGCCGCGCTGCTGATCGGCGACGTCATGGGCCACGGCATCGCCGCCGCCGCCGTCATGGGCCGGCTCTCCGCCTCCGTACGCTCCCTCGCCCGCCTGGACCTGTCGCCCGTGCGGCTGCTGCACCAGCTGGAGGCCGCCCTCGACGACCTCGCCGAGCCGATGCTGGCCACCTTCCTCTACGTGGTCGTCGACCCCGCCGCCGGCCGCTGCACCGTCACCCGCGCCGGCCATCCGCCGCCCGTCCTCGCCCTCCCCGACGGGACCGTGCGCATCCTCGACACCCCGCCCGGGGTCCCCCTGGGCGTCGGCGGCATCGCCTTCACCCCGACCGAGGTCGAGGTGCCCCCGGGCAGCCTCCTCGTCCTCTACACCGACGGCCTGATCGAGGCCCGCGGCAGCGACCTCGACGAGCGCCTGGCCGAACTGGCCCAGCTCCTCGCGGACCCGCAGCGCAGCCTGGACCACGTCTGCGACTCCCTGATCACGCACCTGGTCCCGGCGGCCGCGGACGACGACATCGCCCTCCTGGTCGCACGGGTGGGCGGCTGACCCCCCGCGGCGAAGGCCCCCGCCCGTCCGCGTCGTGCCGGGCGGCGCGGGGGCCTTCGCCGGCCACCGGGTCAGTTCTTGCCGAGGAGGCCGTTCATCCGGGTGATCTCGGCGCTCTGGGAGGTGACGATCGCCGCCGCCATGTCCTTGGCGGGCTGGTACCGGCCGTCCGTCTGCTCGGTCTTCGCCATGGCGACGGCGCCCTCGTGGTGCTTGACCATCAGCTGGAGGAAGGCGGTGTCGAAGGCCTTGCCGGAGGCCTTCGTCAGCTGGTCCATCTCCTCGCCCGTCATCATCCCGGACATGGAGTGGCCCGTGTGCCCGCCGCCCTCCGCGGGAACCTGCTCGCCCCAGGAGGCCAGCCACCCGGAGAGGGTCTTGATCTCCGGGTCCTGGGCCTTCCTGATCTCGTCGGCG is part of the Streptomyces katrae genome and harbors:
- a CDS encoding SpoIIE family protein phosphatase, translated to MNEDIQVDDLIDSAAQAAGGWLGSLPVALMATSANGTIVRWNQVAQELLGYAPPQMLGHNIADLLHPGSDRSLGRSLWETVATGRGVMGTVTAWHRDGHPMELEIWASPVADRQGHGTATVLVFAAEAPAARRIRGSSAVWDGLFARSPVGIAILDTQLRFLQVNAALEAMNGLPESAHVGRRLAEILPAVNAREMEEAMLQVLETGEPVLDRRRVGRTPAEPEHDRVWSCSYVRVEDPAHKPIGVIASLVDITEQRRDHVEAEAGRRRLALLSEASIRMGSSLDLERTAQELADLAVPRLADAVTVDVLDALAHGEEPGMGLTGGAALRRLGRAPLGGSRVTDILAPLGRTLVFPATAPYTQALASRQPFLVARLDAQAIAPAARHTARPAQLVEAGVHSLVMAPLVARDRVLGVAVFYRTRPGGPFGAEDVTLAAELAARAALSIDNARLYHREHETAVILQRSMLPQHITPPRGIEVSHRYLPASDVNEVGGDWYDVLPLAGGKAALLIGDVMGHGIAAAAVMGRLSASVRSLARLDLSPVRLLHQLEAALDDLAEPMLATFLYVVVDPAAGRCTVTRAGHPPPVLALPDGTVRILDTPPGVPLGVGGIAFTPTEVEVPPGSLLVLYTDGLIEARGSDLDERLAELAQLLADPQRSLDHVCDSLITHLVPAAADDDIALLVARVGG
- a CDS encoding MnhB domain-containing protein — translated: MNRTARTTLFWCAALAIALCYGISCGHLPGFGGSFHPYADRAVPAALAHRTANAVASVNFDQRGFDTLGEEFILFTAVLGAAMVLRRARDEHTVSPRPGRVLPTVRLAGTVLLPVALVTGVYVIAHGQLTPGGGFQGGVALATGLHVAYLAADYRVLRNVRPRTVLDLADAMAAGAFAALGLAGLAWGSAYLENVLPWGVQGQIVSGGTVPLLNAAVGVEVGSALVVLLAAFLDQALEIETG
- a CDS encoding MrpF/PhaF family protein, which produces MSGSTGEQWNVWLGAAAVLLVLGLPPGLAAGCRGTPPQRLAGLALTGTTATVVLLLAARGFGRSGYEDLGLVLAVLGPVGVLVFARVLGRPQRSPERPGKEGDGGSP
- a CDS encoding complex I subunit 5 family protein; translated protein: MTHAAALLPLTVAWPLLGAVLLAGPGRWLPRLGADALASAWATAQLALLAWLWSAAGDGRIISWVAAWTPVDGHSVGIVLAADRIGGGLALLAAALVLAALGYSWHYFDEPESERGHGGAFPALLLLFEAGMCGFALTGDLFDAFVFFELMGVAAYALTAYRVEEPRPLQGALAFALTGSVAGYCALLGIGLLYSRTGELAFARIGEVLDREPAGPVSAAAFALIATAMLVKAAAVPFHFWLPDAHAEAPSPVCMLLSGVMVELGLYGLLRVYWTVFSGPGGIPAEAFRTTFLVVGALTALTGGVLCWQQRHLKRLLAHSTVGHMGLFLCAAALLTPAGTAGAALYALGHAGAKAALFALVGVLLDRFGSVDEHGLYGRGRDLVAAGALTVTGALALAGLPPFGTGLGKSVAEHATVHEAPWLLPVFLLVPAVTAGAVLRAALRVFAGAGTTPRQRHAGPETTGSGEEPEVRDPSRRVPRVMLVVPALLLGASLAVGLLPGLAHRIAEAAARFCDPAGYAAAVTGRTVPAAGPRVPEAGWTATGVLLGLAGTLLAVAMAAAALWGPALKGPAAVAARTAADRLTVLAVVPLRRLHSGHVGDYVAWLAAGLAALMVVFALCT
- a CDS encoding carboxylate-amine ligase, with the translated sequence MHALTMGVEEEFLLVDRASRRPADRAPAVIAAAAVELGEQVQTEFFAAQVEVCTLPVADTTGLRAELARLRRTAVAAAEEFGCRLLATGTPAMPPARPLTVTDTDRYRRMARAFDALVGRYDGLVCGCHVHLGTMDRATALDLSHRLRPWLPVLQSLTGNSPFVLGRDTGFDSWRYKQFSRWPTVGPAPVMCEAQYEAYVGALVEHRILMDRRMLYWYARPSEHVPTLEIRVADSNADIETVVLVAALLRGLAQDLLAEAERHQPPPEVSDRRLRAAHELAAAEGLHGWGLDPFSGERLPAGTLVDRLLARAAPGLEAAGDLALVEDLLRRLRREGSGAARQRAALHRHGRLSEVVDELAAATATV
- a CDS encoding Na(+)/H(+) antiporter subunit B, whose translation is MTPVGLLVDLTVLLVAAVATVAVRTHDPVRQAVVLSQLGLLLALLFTFLQAPDVALSQLAVGTVVTPLLIMLTVRKIRRQTGSATGGGRRGRGGNR
- a CDS encoding monovalent cation/H(+) antiporter subunit G yields the protein MDPREVCAVVLLAAGTGVLLLSGAALLALPRPYARLHALSSASSLGAPLCALALAVAAGPGREAGKLLVVAALMVLGGTLTTLAVGRSTAVDEGRVPRDSPP
- a CDS encoding NADH-quinone oxidoreductase subunit K, producing MTTTLLAAAPATGQATTDPLPYLAAGWILLAGLHGLVTSRHAVHAIGCLTVVQSGTYVLLLAVGYRRGATAPYFTDIPPTTPVADPVAHALTLTDVVVGAAVSALLLALVLQTAKRHGTADPDALTGLKG
- a CDS encoding HAMP domain-containing protein, yielding MDETDRTLEQLLAGLMAVRDGNLDTRLPEDAGGLPGNIAAVFNGMVAQLSLVTTEVTRVAQEVGGEGRLGGQARVPPVGGVWRELTDAVNSMADNLTSQVRNISQVATAVARGDLTQKIRVDARGEILELKDTINTMVERLSSFAEEVTRVAREVGTEGNLGGQATVHGVSGTWMDLTNNVNSMADNLTNQVRNIAQVTTAVAEGDLTRKIDVDARGEILELKTTINTMVDQLGSFAAEVTRVAREVGSEGRLGGQAEVADVSGTWRRLTENVNELAANLTSQVRAIAEVTSAVARGDLTRTVTVEAPGEVGALKDNINSMVESLRATTRANEEKDWLKTQLARISGGIQGRRDLTTVAQLIMREVPPLVHAQYGCFFLAQDGPQGAVGADRAEGQAPELVAIASYGLPDDPSCVPRRFRVGQSLVGQAAADHRVVVVDELPPGYAPVLTGTGSADPTTLIVLPIVFEGQVLGALELASLRPFAPLHRDFLEQFTELLGVNVSSLTANARTDELLERSQLLTAELSARSGELQARQRELQRSNAELQDKAALLADRNRDIERKNHQIEQARQELEERAQELARASLYKSEFLANMSHELRTPLNSLLILAQLLAQNAEGNLTEKQADYAAVIHSAGSDLLQLINDILDLSKVEAGRMDVHPEPVSLQRVLDYVDVTFRPVADERGLEFTVSGAPSAGEGLVTDEARLRQVLRNLVSNALKFTHTGGVALRVQQTAPQEVPEPLRGAGPVLAFRVIDTGIGIPAEQLESVFDAFQQGDSGTDRAYGGTGLGLSISREVSKLLGGTLTAESTLGQGSCFTLYLPEHDGRTQARPAPAGSEEEQDDAIAAALAAPVDDEGLRDRTVLVVDDDTRNVYALTEVLKSAGMQVLTCDNGEAAIRMLAAHPEVDLVVMDLMMAGLDGYATTRAIRAMPRLAELPVVVVTAKAMPGDRTEALAAGASDYVVKPVAPDRLLTALRTWLTPR
- a CDS encoding DUF305 domain-containing protein, which produces MHAKRSPIRRTTALAAAVTAALVLAACGGKSDGASGHGGGHDTPTAPASTAPSGTAAHNAADTAFAQGMLPHHRQALEMASLAATRAESAEVRALADEIRKAQDPEIKTLSGWLASWGEQVPAEGGGHTGHSMSGMMTGEEMDQLTKASGKAFDTAFLQLMVKHHEGAVAMAKTEQTDGRYQPAKDMAAAIVTSQSAEITRMNGLLGKN